From the uncultured Trichococcus sp. genome, one window contains:
- the pdxS gene encoding pyridoxal 5'-phosphate synthase lyase subunit PdxS, which produces MTTKIIGSEKVKRGMAQMQKGGVIMDVVNAEQARIAEAAGAVAVMALERVPSDIRAAGGVARMADPTIVEEVMNAVSIPVMAKARIGHITEARILEAMGVDYIDESEVLTPADEEFHLLKSDYTVPFVCGCRDLGEALRRIGEGASMLRTKGEPGTGNIVEAVRHMRKVNGQIRQLITKSDDELMTFAKEIGAPYELVKEIKLLGKLPVVNFAAGGVATPADAALMMSLGADGVFVGSGIFKAENPEKFARAIVRATTNYEDYALLAELSKGLGEPMKGIDISTLHASERMQERGW; this is translated from the coding sequence ATGACAACAAAAATCATCGGTTCGGAAAAAGTAAAACGTGGGATGGCCCAAATGCAAAAAGGCGGTGTCATCATGGATGTCGTGAACGCAGAGCAGGCAAGGATCGCCGAGGCGGCTGGTGCCGTAGCGGTCATGGCTTTGGAGCGCGTGCCTTCGGATATCCGAGCAGCCGGCGGGGTTGCACGGATGGCGGATCCCACCATCGTCGAGGAAGTGATGAACGCCGTCAGCATCCCCGTCATGGCGAAAGCCCGCATCGGCCACATCACCGAAGCGCGCATCCTGGAAGCAATGGGCGTCGACTACATCGATGAGAGCGAAGTGCTGACCCCTGCCGATGAGGAATTCCACCTTTTGAAATCGGACTATACCGTTCCTTTCGTCTGCGGCTGCCGCGATCTGGGAGAAGCGCTGCGCCGCATCGGTGAAGGAGCATCAATGCTGCGCACGAAAGGCGAGCCGGGGACCGGCAATATCGTGGAAGCCGTCCGTCATATGCGCAAAGTCAACGGCCAAATCCGCCAGTTGATCACGAAATCGGACGATGAACTGATGACATTCGCCAAGGAAATCGGAGCCCCTTACGAACTGGTCAAGGAAATCAAACTGCTCGGGAAACTTCCTGTAGTCAACTTCGCTGCCGGCGGTGTCGCAACACCGGCTGACGCAGCTTTGATGATGAGCCTGGGTGCGGATGGCGTCTTCGTCGGATCGGGCATCTTCAAGGCCGAAAATCCCGAAAAATTCGCCCGCGCCATCGTCCGCGCGACAACCAACTACGAAGATTATGCCTTGTTGGCCGAACTATCCAAAGGCTTAGGCGAACCGATGAAAGGGATCGACATCAGCACGCTCCACGCCTCCGAGCGCATGCAGGAAAGAGGCTGGTAA
- a CDS encoding 6-phospho-beta-glucosidase → MSAGKGFPEGFFWGGATAANQFEGGWDADGKGQSVIDQLTCSRDFAERFAGVGDYYPSHIGIDFYHRYKEDIALFAEMGFRMFRMSIAWTRIFPKGDELEPNEAGLAFYDDVFDELAKYGIEPLVTISHFEMPQYLVDHYGGWKNRKLIGFFERYATTLFERYQGKVNYWLTFNEINMATFLPQISIGSKAEAGESQEEIMYQALHHQFVASALATKAARAIDPENRIGCMIAYAPVYPLSAKPEDVWSAQRKEEEKLFFSDVHARGYYPPSKLAYFATKGINVTFEQGDEEILAAHTVDFISFSYYASSAASFAQSGVPGEGNALMGEKNPYLAESEWGWQVDPLGLRVALNTFHSRYQLPLMVVENGLGAVDEIVDGEIHDDYRISYLRDHVKAMRDAIVLDGVDLVAYTSWGCIDLVSAGTGEMAKRYGYIYVDRNNDGSGSLDRLKKDSFYWYQKAIASNGEDLD, encoded by the coding sequence ATGTCAGCAGGTAAAGGATTTCCGGAAGGTTTCTTCTGGGGCGGCGCCACAGCCGCCAATCAATTTGAAGGAGGTTGGGACGCTGATGGGAAAGGTCAGTCGGTCATCGACCAACTGACCTGCTCGCGCGATTTTGCCGAACGCTTCGCCGGTGTCGGCGACTATTACCCTTCGCATATCGGCATCGATTTCTATCACCGCTACAAGGAAGATATCGCCTTGTTCGCCGAAATGGGCTTTCGGATGTTCCGGATGTCGATCGCTTGGACGCGGATTTTTCCGAAAGGTGATGAGCTGGAACCAAACGAAGCGGGCTTGGCCTTTTACGATGACGTCTTCGATGAATTGGCCAAATACGGCATCGAGCCATTGGTGACGATTTCCCATTTCGAAATGCCGCAATATCTGGTCGATCACTACGGCGGCTGGAAAAACCGCAAGCTGATCGGATTTTTTGAAAGATATGCGACTACCTTGTTCGAGCGCTATCAAGGGAAAGTCAATTATTGGCTGACCTTCAACGAAATCAACATGGCGACGTTCCTGCCGCAAATTTCGATCGGTTCGAAAGCCGAAGCGGGCGAAAGTCAGGAAGAAATCATGTATCAAGCTTTGCATCACCAGTTCGTCGCCAGTGCTTTGGCAACGAAAGCGGCGCGGGCAATCGATCCCGAGAACCGCATCGGCTGCATGATCGCTTATGCACCGGTTTATCCGTTGTCGGCAAAACCGGAAGACGTTTGGTCTGCGCAACGAAAAGAAGAAGAAAAACTGTTCTTCTCAGATGTCCATGCCCGCGGGTATTATCCGCCGAGCAAACTGGCTTACTTCGCCACCAAAGGAATCAACGTTACATTCGAACAAGGCGACGAGGAAATCTTGGCCGCACATACGGTCGATTTCATTTCCTTCAGCTACTATGCTTCCAGCGCGGCCAGCTTTGCACAATCCGGCGTGCCGGGTGAAGGCAATGCCTTGATGGGCGAGAAGAACCCGTACTTGGCGGAATCGGAGTGGGGTTGGCAAGTCGATCCGTTGGGCCTGCGCGTTGCCCTGAACACCTTCCATTCCCGTTACCAACTGCCGCTGATGGTGGTCGAAAACGGTTTGGGCGCTGTGGATGAAATCGTAGATGGAGAAATCCATGACGATTACCGCATCTCCTATCTCCGCGACCACGTCAAAGCGATGCGTGATGCGATCGTGCTTGACGGCGTGGATCTTGTCGCCTACACCTCTTGGGGCTGCATTGACCTGGTTTCGGCCGGGACGGGCGAGATGGCGAAACGCTACGGCTACATCTATGTGGACCGCAATAACGACGGTTCAGGCAGCTTGGATCGCTTGAAGAAGGATTCCTTCTACTGGTACCAAAAAGCCATCGCCAGCAATGGCGAAGATTTGGACTAA
- the pdxT gene encoding pyridoxal 5'-phosphate synthase glutaminase subunit PdxT, translated as MTKKIGVLALQGAVTEHLQALNKLGVTATAVKLPADLDGLDGLIIPGGESTAIGRLIREQQLEEPLRKFYASGKVIFGTCAGLILCSTDNNHAPDELRLGFIDIAVERNGFGRQVDSFEALLPFEGITEQVEAVFIRAPYIRSVGKDVRVLASVDGKIVAAENDQILVTAFHPELTDDLSVFEYFLKKVG; from the coding sequence ATGACGAAAAAAATCGGCGTATTGGCCTTGCAGGGTGCCGTCACGGAGCACCTGCAGGCACTGAACAAACTGGGCGTCACCGCGACTGCCGTGAAATTGCCCGCCGATCTGGACGGCTTGGACGGGTTGATCATCCCTGGCGGCGAATCGACCGCCATCGGCCGTTTGATCCGCGAACAGCAGCTGGAGGAACCTTTACGGAAATTCTATGCTTCTGGTAAAGTGATTTTTGGTACTTGCGCCGGACTGATCCTTTGCAGCACGGACAACAACCACGCGCCCGATGAATTGCGGCTTGGCTTCATCGACATCGCAGTCGAACGCAACGGCTTCGGGCGCCAAGTCGACAGTTTCGAAGCCCTACTGCCTTTTGAAGGCATCACCGAACAGGTGGAAGCCGTCTTCATCCGCGCCCCTTATATCCGCTCAGTCGGCAAGGACGTCCGCGTGCTTGCAAGTGTCGACGGAAAGATCGTAGCGGCCGAAAACGACCAAATCCTAGTCACCGCCTTCCATCCGGAATTGACGGACGATCTGTCGGTGTTCGAGTATTTTTTGAAGAAAGTCGGATAA